In a genomic window of Hyphomonas sp.:
- a CDS encoding helix-turn-helix transcriptional regulator: MADSKLPSGIDRVVGQRIRWRRKELKLTQEKLGEQLGLTFQQVQKYEKGVNRISAGRLFELSTVMGVPVTYFFDGAESFLDGGATAVAEGDGEDVQAPVITSEVLDLIAAFQKIEDQSLRKSLLATVQAAASAFDGKAQAED; the protein is encoded by the coding sequence ATGGCCGACAGCAAGCTACCAAGCGGTATCGACCGGGTTGTTGGCCAGCGCATCCGGTGGCGGCGCAAGGAGTTGAAACTGACCCAGGAAAAACTGGGCGAACAGCTCGGCCTGACCTTCCAGCAAGTGCAGAAATACGAAAAGGGCGTGAACCGGATTTCGGCCGGGCGCCTGTTCGAACTGTCCACGGTCATGGGGGTGCCCGTGACCTATTTTTTCGACGGGGCGGAATCCTTTCTGGACGGCGGCGCGACCGCCGTGGCGGAAGGCGATGGAGAGGATGTTCAGGCGCCCGTCATCACATCGGAAGTGCTCGATCTGATTGCCGCATTCCAGAAGATCGAAGACCAGTCCCTGCGCAAATCCCTGCTGGCGACCGTGCAGGCGGCGGCCTCGGCCTTTGACGGAAAGGCGCAGGCCGAGGATTGA
- the lnt gene encoding apolipoprotein N-acyltransferase, producing the protein MSHGVRSHGFTALGPLHEAFARLSGWPAVFTSLLLGAFSAVAFAPFHFSAVLVISFTGLIWMLDGARGHKNWGKAVFLRTWAFGAGFFLISMHWTAAPFLVEPEKHAIFLWMPLILLPGGMAIIWGVFGAMAGAFWSSSPSRIFIFALFFALGEYVRGHLFGGFPWNLPGTTWVPGGALSQTASIGGVYWLTLLTVFIMSAPAALVDTRESRQLAVRMAPAFGAAILLALGWAWGAQRIAQPSLLSDQSVVLMDSGVPQDEKWNIGPDPILIEYLRMLSTQEGEAGDIILWPEGALPTTLLQDANALDAVGAYLGPRKLIAGTTRYEITGKDARDYYNSLTVMDENAIRSGPMALYDKHRLVPFGELPATRIIPFGEAMSGILPGAIQRMASDGFRPGPGPAVIYADDIPPFVAMICYEGLYPSIPRSANVGARADWLVLISNDAWFGGGMGPAQHYAQNRYRAIETGLPMARVASRGASGMVDGRGREVFRAAPVAEAPPGWNTGFGRGKLPLPEPVTLFQTRIGVMLFWLSLFLFAGLAFLTWRR; encoded by the coding sequence ATGAGTCATGGCGTGCGCAGCCACGGGTTCACGGCGCTTGGACCCCTGCACGAAGCCTTTGCCCGCCTGTCGGGCTGGCCTGCCGTCTTCACCAGCCTGCTGCTCGGTGCGTTTTCCGCAGTGGCCTTCGCCCCGTTCCATTTCAGCGCCGTGCTGGTGATTTCCTTCACCGGCCTGATCTGGATGCTGGATGGTGCGCGCGGCCACAAGAACTGGGGCAAGGCCGTCTTCCTGCGAACCTGGGCCTTCGGTGCCGGCTTCTTCCTGATCAGCATGCACTGGACCGCCGCGCCGTTTCTGGTGGAACCGGAAAAGCATGCGATTTTCCTGTGGATGCCCCTGATCCTGCTGCCCGGCGGCATGGCGATCATCTGGGGCGTGTTCGGGGCCATGGCAGGGGCGTTCTGGTCCTCGTCTCCGTCCCGCATCTTCATATTCGCGCTGTTCTTCGCCCTCGGCGAATATGTGCGCGGACACCTGTTTGGCGGCTTTCCCTGGAACCTGCCGGGCACAACCTGGGTGCCCGGTGGCGCGCTGTCGCAGACCGCCTCGATTGGCGGCGTGTACTGGCTGACCCTGCTGACCGTGTTCATCATGTCGGCGCCGGCCGCCCTGGTGGACACGCGGGAATCCCGCCAGCTGGCCGTGCGCATGGCGCCAGCCTTCGGCGCGGCCATCCTGCTGGCGCTCGGTTGGGCCTGGGGTGCCCAGCGCATCGCCCAGCCCTCCCTCCTGTCGGATCAGTCCGTCGTGCTGATGGATTCCGGCGTGCCGCAGGACGAGAAATGGAATATCGGGCCCGACCCGATCCTGATCGAATATCTGCGGATGCTGTCGACTCAGGAAGGCGAGGCCGGGGACATCATCCTGTGGCCGGAGGGCGCGCTGCCGACGACCCTGTTGCAGGATGCCAACGCCCTGGACGCCGTGGGCGCCTATCTGGGGCCGCGCAAGCTGATTGCCGGCACCACGCGATATGAAATCACCGGCAAGGACGCCCGCGACTATTACAACAGTCTCACCGTGATGGACGAGAATGCGATCCGGTCCGGGCCGATGGCCCTGTATGACAAGCACCGTCTTGTGCCGTTCGGCGAGCTGCCGGCCACCCGCATCATTCCGTTTGGCGAGGCCATGTCCGGCATTCTGCCCGGCGCCATACAGCGCATGGCAAGTGACGGATTCCGGCCGGGACCGGGACCGGCGGTGATCTATGCCGACGATATTCCGCCCTTTGTGGCCATGATCTGTTATGAGGGGCTGTACCCGTCCATCCCGCGCAGCGCCAATGTCGGCGCCCGTGCAGACTGGCTGGTGCTGATCTCGAATGACGCCTGGTTCGGGGGCGGCATGGGGCCAGCGCAACATTATGCCCAGAACCGGTACAGGGCGATCGAAACCGGCCTGCCCATGGCGCGTGTGGCCAGCCGTGGGGCCTCCGGAATGGTGGATGGGCGCGGACGCGAAGTGTTCCGCGCCGCGCCGGTGGCAGAAGCGCCTCCGGGGTGGAATACCGGGTTCGGCCGCGGCAAGCTGCCCCTGCCGGAACCGGTCACCCTGTTCCAGACGCGTATCGGCGTGATGCTCTTCTGGCTCAGCCTGTTCCTCTTCGCGGGACTGGCCTTCCTGACCTGGCGGAGATAG
- the nusA gene encoding transcription termination factor NusA: MSTIGVSANRLEILQIAKAVAEEKAIDQSIVIEAMQEAIEKAAKAKYGQEHDIRAKIDATTGEQTLWRVQTVVADEEFEDESKQLRLTEAKKLDATLEAGDELKEELPPFDFGRVAAQTAKQVIMQKVRDAERERQYNEYKDRVGEIISGVVKRVEYGHVIVDLGRAEGIIRRNDGIPRENFQTNDRVRAYLYKVSRETKGPQIFLSRAAPDFMVRLFAQEVPEVYEGVIEIKACARDPGSRAKIGVISNDSSIDPVGACVGMRGARVQAVVGELSGEKIDIIPWNYDDATFIVNALQPAEVSKVVLDEDERRVEVVVADDQFPLAIGRRGQNVRLASQLTGWQIDLVTESADSERYQREFQERTELFMKALDADETLAQLLASEGFETVEEIAYVAPEDFITIEGFDEDVAEELQERAREFLDRLAAENDAKRKELGVEDAVMELESMTPSFAVRLGEEGVQTLDDVAGLVPDDITGWREPGPDGKPVWVEGILKKGEMRKDDAQMFIMRARVAAGWIEPDAIEQMLAQKAEEEAPELTEEERALLALGELGSNASDEAVDEALEELEFDLDALAAEGGDDEAAPKD, translated from the coding sequence ATGAGCACCATCGGCGTTTCAGCCAACAGGCTGGAAATCCTGCAGATCGCCAAGGCGGTCGCCGAGGAGAAGGCAATCGACCAGTCGATCGTCATCGAGGCGATGCAGGAAGCGATCGAAAAGGCCGCAAAAGCCAAATACGGCCAGGAGCACGACATCCGTGCGAAAATCGACGCAACCACCGGCGAACAGACCCTGTGGCGCGTCCAGACAGTCGTGGCCGACGAGGAATTCGAGGACGAATCCAAGCAGCTGCGCCTGACCGAAGCGAAGAAGCTGGACGCAACCCTGGAAGCCGGCGACGAGCTGAAGGAAGAGCTGCCGCCCTTCGATTTCGGCCGTGTGGCCGCCCAGACCGCGAAACAGGTCATCATGCAGAAGGTGCGTGATGCCGAGCGCGAGCGTCAGTACAATGAATACAAGGACCGTGTCGGCGAGATCATCTCCGGCGTGGTCAAGCGCGTCGAGTACGGTCATGTGATCGTGGATCTCGGCCGTGCAGAAGGCATCATCCGCCGCAATGACGGCATCCCGCGCGAGAACTTCCAGACCAATGACCGCGTGCGCGCCTATCTCTACAAGGTGAGCCGCGAGACCAAGGGTCCGCAGATCTTCCTGTCGCGGGCCGCGCCGGACTTCATGGTGCGCCTGTTCGCGCAGGAAGTGCCGGAAGTCTATGAAGGCGTGATCGAGATCAAGGCCTGTGCCCGCGACCCGGGCAGCCGCGCCAAGATCGGTGTGATCTCCAACGATTCCTCGATCGATCCGGTCGGGGCCTGTGTCGGTATGCGCGGGGCGCGCGTACAGGCGGTCGTCGGGGAGCTTTCCGGCGAGAAGATCGACATCATTCCGTGGAATTATGACGATGCCACCTTCATCGTGAACGCGCTGCAGCCGGCCGAAGTGTCGAAAGTGGTGCTGGACGAGGATGAGCGCCGCGTCGAAGTCGTCGTTGCCGACGATCAGTTCCCGCTCGCCATTGGCCGCCGTGGCCAGAATGTCCGTCTGGCGTCCCAGCTGACGGGCTGGCAGATCGATCTCGTGACCGAGAGCGCCGATTCCGAGCGCTACCAGCGCGAGTTCCAGGAACGGACCGAACTCTTCATGAAGGCGCTCGATGCCGATGAAACGCTGGCCCAGCTGCTGGCTTCGGAAGGCTTCGAGACGGTCGAGGAGATCGCCTATGTCGCGCCGGAAGACTTCATCACGATTGAAGGCTTCGACGAGGACGTGGCCGAGGAGCTGCAGGAGCGGGCCCGGGAATTCCTGGATCGCCTGGCCGCAGAGAATGACGCCAAGCGCAAGGAGCTGGGCGTTGAGGATGCGGTGATGGAGCTGGAAAGCATGACACCCTCCTTCGCCGTCCGCCTCGGTGAGGAAGGCGTGCAGACGCTGGACGATGTGGCAGGCCTCGTGCCGGACGACATCACGGGCTGGCGCGAGCCGGGCCCGGATGGCAAGCCGGTCTGGGTTGAAGGCATCCTGAAGAAGGGCGAGATGCGCAAGGATGACGCGCAGATGTTCATCATGCGCGCCCGTGTGGCCGCCGGCTGGATCGAGCCGGATGCCATTGAGCAGATGCTGGCCCAGAAGGCCGAGGAAGAAGCGCCTGAACTGACCGAGGAAGAGCGTGCCCTGCTGGCACTTGGCGAGCTTGGCAGCAACGCCTCTGACGAGGCGGTCGACGAGGCCCTGGAAGAGCTCGAGTTCGATCTCGACGCCCTGGCAGCGGAGGGCGGCGATGACGAAGCCGCACCGAAAGACTGA
- the rimP gene encoding ribosome maturation factor RimP, producing the protein MIALTQQERQILALVTPVAESLGMEIVRLRIQGGRRPHLQIMAEREGGAPTNVEDCASLSRAIAPMLDEADPIKEAYTLEVSTPGIDRPLTREGDFGRWVGHAAKVELARPIDGRRRFTGMITGEDADGAHIELDDETELVAHVHEMSKASLILTDELIEAARAAGTLPPQPDEDDLGDLEIDESDEDTETNEETGDVK; encoded by the coding sequence ATGATTGCGCTGACCCAACAGGAACGCCAGATTCTCGCCCTCGTCACCCCGGTGGCGGAGTCGCTGGGCATGGAGATCGTGCGCCTGCGCATCCAGGGGGGGCGCAGGCCGCACCTGCAGATCATGGCGGAGCGGGAAGGGGGCGCCCCGACCAATGTCGAGGATTGCGCCAGCCTGTCGCGCGCCATTGCGCCCATGCTGGATGAGGCCGACCCGATCAAGGAAGCCTACACACTGGAAGTGTCCACGCCCGGGATTGACCGGCCGCTGACCCGCGAAGGCGATTTCGGCCGGTGGGTTGGCCATGCCGCAAAAGTGGAACTGGCCCGCCCGATCGACGGCCGCCGCCGGTTTACCGGCATGATTACCGGCGAGGATGCCGATGGCGCCCATATCGAACTGGATGACGAGACCGAACTGGTCGCGCATGTCCACGAGATGAGCAAGGCCAGCCTGATCCTGACCGATGAACTGATTGAAGCGGCGCGCGCGGCCGGCACCCTGCCGCCCCAGCCGGACGAGGATGATCTCGGCGATCTGGAGATCGACGAGAGCGACGAAGACACCGAGACAAACGAAGAGACGGGAGACGTCAAATGA
- the miaB gene encoding tRNA (N6-isopentenyl adenosine(37)-C2)-methylthiotransferase MiaB codes for MTTPQAKQNTKGLYIKTYGCQMNVYDSERMRDVLRPLGYAPVDTPEAADLVVLNTCHIREKATEKVYSELGQLKRMKQETGSKMTIAVAGCVAQAEGEEIMRRQPLVDLVLGPQAYHKLPEMIARASRAMGDRLETEFETLEKFDALPKIREADGPTAFLSVQEGCDKFCTFCVVPYTRGAELSRPVDDIVMEARNLAAQGVREISLLGQNVNAFHGAAPAVEGGADWTLGQLCRHIAKIGGIERIRYTTSHPRDMDDDLIAAHGDTPQMQPFLHLPVQSGSDRILKAMNRGHTADEYREIIRKVREAQPDIALASDFIVGFPGESDEDFEATLQLVRDVDYAIAYSFKYSQRPGTPAAEMFGQVPEEVKDARLQALQKLLREQQTAFNKSKIGQTVPVLVTGRGRLEGQAHGRSPWMQAVHFDGPAELTGHIVDVKVTGATMSSLSGELVRAREVAL; via the coding sequence ATGACCACTCCACAGGCGAAACAGAACACCAAGGGTCTCTATATCAAGACCTATGGGTGCCAGATGAATGTCTATGATTCCGAGCGCATGCGGGACGTGTTGCGCCCGCTCGGCTATGCGCCGGTGGACACGCCCGAAGCGGCCGATCTGGTCGTGCTGAACACCTGCCACATCCGGGAAAAGGCGACGGAGAAAGTCTATTCCGAACTCGGCCAGCTCAAGCGCATGAAGCAGGAAACCGGCAGCAAGATGACGATTGCCGTGGCGGGCTGCGTGGCGCAGGCCGAGGGCGAGGAAATCATGCGCCGCCAGCCGCTGGTGGATCTGGTGCTCGGCCCGCAGGCCTATCACAAGCTGCCGGAAATGATCGCCCGGGCCAGCCGCGCCATGGGAGACCGCCTGGAGACGGAATTCGAGACGCTCGAAAAATTCGACGCCCTGCCGAAAATCCGCGAGGCGGACGGCCCGACCGCTTTCCTGTCTGTTCAGGAAGGATGCGACAAGTTTTGCACCTTCTGCGTCGTGCCGTATACGCGCGGGGCCGAACTGTCCCGCCCGGTGGATGACATCGTCATGGAAGCGCGCAATCTGGCTGCACAGGGCGTGCGCGAGATTTCGCTTCTGGGCCAGAACGTCAACGCCTTTCACGGCGCCGCCCCCGCCGTCGAGGGCGGTGCGGACTGGACGCTGGGCCAGCTCTGCCGCCACATCGCGAAGATTGGCGGCATCGAGCGCATTCGCTACACGACCAGCCACCCGCGCGACATGGATGATGATCTGATTGCGGCCCATGGCGACACGCCGCAGATGCAACCCTTCCTGCACCTGCCCGTGCAGTCCGGATCGGACCGGATCCTGAAGGCGATGAATCGCGGCCACACCGCCGATGAGTATCGCGAGATCATCCGCAAGGTGCGCGAGGCCCAGCCGGACATCGCGCTGGCGTCGGATTTCATCGTCGGCTTCCCGGGCGAAAGCGACGAAGATTTCGAGGCGACCCTGCAACTCGTGCGGGATGTCGATTATGCGATCGCCTATTCGTTCAAATATTCCCAGCGTCCCGGCACGCCGGCGGCCGAAATGTTCGGGCAGGTGCCGGAAGAGGTGAAGGATGCACGCCTGCAGGCCTTGCAGAAACTGCTCCGGGAACAGCAGACAGCGTTCAACAAATCGAAGATCGGCCAGACCGTGCCCGTGCTCGTGACCGGCCGGGGCCGCCTGGAAGGGCAGGCGCACGGGCGCTCGCCCTGGATGCAGGCGGTTCATTTCGATGGTCCGGCAGAGCTGACAGGGCACATCGTGGATGTGAAAGTCACCGGCGCAACGATGAGTTCGCTGTCCGGGGAACTGGTCCGGGCGAGAGAGGTCGCCCTTTGA
- the ybeY gene encoding rRNA maturation RNase YbeY has protein sequence MIDLDLIVEEAAWSGIPDLETLCRTAFDAAAKVAPAEGVVSLLLADNDALQDLNRQFRHKDKPTDVLSFPADPMDRPLLGDIAVAIGVARDDAAAQGKSLADHLTHLLVHGYLHLLGHDHETGPEADMMEGLEIKALASLGIDNPYLTE, from the coding sequence ATGATCGATCTGGATCTGATTGTCGAGGAGGCGGCCTGGTCAGGGATTCCGGACCTGGAAACCCTCTGCCGCACGGCCTTTGACGCGGCCGCGAAAGTCGCGCCCGCAGAGGGCGTCGTGTCGCTGCTGCTGGCCGACAATGACGCGCTGCAGGACCTCAACCGCCAGTTCCGCCACAAGGACAAGCCCACCGACGTGCTGTCCTTTCCGGCCGACCCGATGGACCGGCCCCTGCTGGGAGACATCGCCGTCGCCATCGGTGTGGCGCGGGACGATGCCGCCGCGCAGGGCAAGTCCCTCGCCGACCATCTCACCCATTTGCTGGTCCATGGCTATCTCCACCTTCTGGGGCATGATCATGAGACCGGGCCCGAAGCCGACATGATGGAAGGCCTTGAAATAAAGGCGCTTGCATCGCTGGGCATTGATAATCCATATTTGACCGAGTGA
- a CDS encoding transporter associated domain-containing protein codes for MSDPDPSEAPPRGRLRSFFGFRRKTEPVEPAPAEPNGEIPPHNPNEMRLRLAEFQDLRVEDVMVPRAEIKAVEVGTDFPDLLKYFAEVTHSRLPVFRESLDDPIGFVHMKDVVSELAKGEEPAKRPLEKLHREALYVPPSMKLTDLLVKMQSTRIHLALVVDEYGGTDGLVSLEDLVEEIVGDIEDEHDDEEAMFVRRSQRIWEADARTEIDDFAEETGIDLALEDNDTDFDTLGGVAFALAGKVPVRGEVLEHPTGVEIEIMDADARRIRRVRLRTPEKPAPVIQE; via the coding sequence ATGAGCGACCCTGACCCTTCTGAAGCGCCGCCGCGCGGCCGATTGCGCAGCTTTTTCGGTTTTCGCCGGAAAACCGAGCCCGTTGAACCGGCGCCCGCGGAGCCCAATGGCGAGATACCCCCTCACAATCCGAACGAGATGCGCCTGCGGCTTGCCGAATTCCAGGATTTGCGGGTCGAGGACGTCATGGTGCCGCGGGCCGAGATCAAGGCCGTCGAAGTCGGCACGGATTTTCCGGACCTGTTGAAATATTTCGCGGAAGTCACCCATTCCCGGCTGCCGGTGTTCCGGGAATCGCTCGATGATCCGATCGGCTTTGTTCACATGAAGGATGTGGTCAGCGAACTGGCCAAGGGCGAGGAGCCGGCCAAGCGGCCGCTGGAAAAGCTGCACCGCGAAGCCCTGTATGTGCCGCCTTCCATGAAATTGACGGATTTGCTTGTGAAAATGCAGTCCACCCGTATTCACCTGGCGCTGGTCGTCGACGAATATGGCGGCACGGACGGTCTGGTCAGCCTGGAAGACCTGGTTGAGGAAATCGTCGGTGACATCGAAGACGAACACGACGATGAAGAGGCCATGTTCGTGCGCCGCAGCCAGAGAATCTGGGAAGCGGATGCCCGCACGGAGATCGACGATTTTGCGGAGGAAACGGGCATTGACCTCGCGCTTGAGGACAACGACACGGATTTCGACACGCTTGGCGGCGTGGCCTTCGCGCTGGCCGGAAAGGTTCCTGTGCGCGGGGAAGTGCTGGAGCATCCGACCGGGGTCGAGATCGAGATCATGGATGCCGACGCCCGGCGCATCCGCCGCGTGCGGCTGCGCACTCCGGAAAAACCCGCCCCTGTCATTCAGGAGTAA
- the trmB gene encoding tRNA (guanosine(46)-N7)-methyltransferase TrmB, with protein MAGASDAAMTEDAHPYKSRPLRSFGRTGGRALSARQQALIDTRLPQLAVPAAEPGTLQPASLFGDDRPVWLEIGFGGGEHFVGQATRHPDVGFIGCEPFVEGMAKALTGIEAASLQNVRLVMDDARPVLESLADASISRVFILFPDPWPKKRQQKRRLIQPEFLDSLYRICRPDAGIRFATDVKSYADEALGRFLQHGGFNWSATRADDWRLPPADHLTTRYESKKLGDCAPVWFDFTRS; from the coding sequence GTGGCTGGGGCATCAGACGCCGCGATGACCGAAGACGCCCATCCCTACAAGTCCCGCCCCCTGCGATCGTTCGGCCGCACGGGCGGCCGTGCGCTGTCTGCCCGGCAGCAGGCGCTGATCGACACGCGCCTGCCGCAGCTGGCCGTGCCGGCTGCAGAGCCTGGCACCCTGCAGCCTGCCAGCCTGTTCGGGGATGATCGCCCGGTCTGGCTGGAAATCGGCTTTGGCGGCGGCGAGCATTTCGTGGGACAGGCCACCCGGCATCCGGACGTCGGCTTCATCGGCTGCGAGCCTTTCGTGGAGGGCATGGCCAAGGCGCTGACCGGTATCGAGGCGGCATCCCTGCAGAATGTCCGCCTGGTGATGGATGATGCCCGCCCGGTTCTGGAATCGCTGGCGGATGCCAGCATTTCACGTGTCTTCATCCTGTTTCCGGATCCGTGGCCGAAGAAGCGACAGCAGAAGCGCCGCCTGATCCAGCCGGAATTCCTGGACAGCCTGTACCGCATCTGCAGGCCGGATGCGGGCATCCGGTTTGCCACTGACGTGAAATCCTATGCCGACGAAGCGTTGGGTCGGTTCCTGCAGCATGGCGGTTTCAATTGGAGCGCGACACGCGCCGATGACTGGCGCCTGCCACCGGCGGACCATCTGACCACGCGCTATGAGAGCAAGAAACTGGGCGATTGCGCGCCGGTCTGGTTCGACTTCACACGCAGCTGA
- a CDS encoding cold-shock protein, with protein sequence MATGKVKWFNDQKGFGFIKPDEGGSDVFVHISAVERSGLRTLAEDQAVSYELYKDERRGKTSAVDLKVL encoded by the coding sequence ATGGCAACTGGCAAAGTGAAATGGTTCAATGACCAGAAGGGCTTTGGCTTCATCAAACCGGATGAGGGCGGCTCAGACGTTTTTGTGCACATTTCGGCCGTTGAACGCTCCGGCCTGCGCACGCTGGCTGAAGACCAGGCAGTATCTTACGAACTCTACAAGGACGAACGCCGCGGCAAGACCTCGGCTGTGGACCTGAAGGTTCTGTAA
- a CDS encoding RNA-binding protein — protein MTKPHRKTDARVTGTEERVADGEGPVRQCVVTRDRLPQAAMVRFALSPDLVVTPDVAGKLPGRGVWARSDRETVDSAARKGAFARGFKQQVTVPDGLADTVERLLLQRLLAQLGMAKKAGQVVLGFDQVRDALQKKRPGLLLEAADGAEDGRSKVYFLAKALYSNVKMAGALSSTELGVAFGRERVIHGLVRKGPMAKTIELAYQRLAGFRARPELDWFPDQDR, from the coding sequence ATGACGAAGCCGCACCGAAAGACTGATGCGCGGGTAACCGGTACTGAAGAACGCGTTGCGGACGGGGAGGGCCCCGTCCGTCAATGCGTCGTGACGCGGGATCGTCTCCCGCAGGCGGCGATGGTGCGTTTTGCGCTGTCGCCCGATCTCGTTGTGACGCCGGATGTGGCGGGCAAACTGCCCGGCCGGGGTGTCTGGGCCCGGTCCGACCGTGAAACAGTGGACTCGGCCGCCCGCAAGGGCGCGTTTGCACGGGGCTTCAAGCAGCAGGTGACGGTGCCGGACGGCCTGGCCGACACGGTCGAGCGCCTGTTGCTGCAGCGCCTCCTGGCCCAGCTGGGCATGGCGAAGAAGGCCGGGCAGGTCGTGCTCGGCTTCGATCAGGTGCGTGACGCGTTGCAGAAGAAACGGCCCGGCCTGTTGCTGGAAGCCGCTGATGGTGCAGAAGATGGCCGTTCAAAGGTGTATTTCCTCGCCAAAGCATTATATAGCAACGTGAAAATGGCCGGTGCGCTCAGTTCCACGGAATTGGGCGTGGCTTTTGGACGTGAGCGTGTGATACACGGTCTCGTCCGCAAGGGTCCAATGGCGAAAACGATAGAGCTGGCTTATCAGCGTCTGGCCGGTTTTCGCGCAAGGCCCGAACTGGACTGGTTCCCGGATCAGGATCGGTAG
- a CDS encoding PhoH family protein, translated as MKRRPSASPEAPVSRIYEVSNAESLRDLCGPHHRHLQLLETRLAEYGVKAESQGGGILLVGKAEGVSIAEAVLAELERRLRKGADITDMDVDGALEAAKTPQQTFGTFRSLKKPITPQTRGQSRYIDLLANADNAMIFGVGPAGTGKTFLAVAAGVSELLSGTRQRLIVTRPAVEAGEKLGFLPGTLEEKVDPYMLPIWDSLRELMGQEQMERRMARGEIEVAPLAFMRGRTLKNAFVIVDEAQNTTIPQMKMVLTRLGRDSRMVITGDPGQVDLPGSQPSGMRHALEILSDVEGVNVHRLTAADVVRHGLVSRIIDAYAAHGEG; from the coding sequence GTGAAACGTCGTCCATCTGCCTCGCCGGAGGCACCGGTCAGCCGTATCTATGAGGTGAGCAATGCGGAAAGCCTGCGCGATCTCTGCGGGCCGCATCATCGTCATCTCCAATTGCTGGAAACGCGGCTCGCCGAATATGGCGTGAAGGCCGAAAGCCAGGGCGGCGGCATTCTGCTGGTCGGCAAGGCGGAAGGCGTGTCCATTGCCGAGGCGGTTCTGGCAGAGCTGGAGCGGCGCCTGCGCAAGGGTGCCGACATCACCGACATGGATGTCGACGGCGCACTGGAAGCGGCGAAGACGCCCCAGCAGACCTTTGGCACCTTCCGGTCCCTGAAAAAGCCGATCACGCCGCAAACGCGGGGCCAGTCCCGCTATATCGACCTGCTGGCCAATGCCGACAATGCGATGATTTTCGGGGTCGGCCCGGCGGGCACCGGCAAGACATTCCTCGCCGTGGCGGCAGGCGTGTCCGAACTCCTCTCCGGCACGCGCCAGCGCCTGATCGTGACGCGGCCCGCCGTCGAGGCCGGCGAAAAGCTGGGCTTTCTTCCGGGTACGCTGGAAGAGAAGGTCGATCCCTACATGCTGCCGATCTGGGATTCCCTGCGCGAATTGATGGGCCAGGAACAGATGGAGCGCCGCATGGCGCGCGGCGAGATCGAGGTCGCCCCGCTGGCCTTCATGCGCGGACGCACACTGAAGAATGCGTTTGTCATCGTGGATGAGGCCCAGAACACGACCATTCCGCAGATGAAGATGGTGCTGACCCGCCTTGGCCGGGACAGCCGGATGGTGATCACCGGCGATCCGGGGCAGGTGGACCTGCCGGGCAGCCAGCCTTCCGGCATGCGCCACGCGCTTGAGATCCTGTCAGATGTCGAGGGCGTGAATGTGCACCGCCTGACAGCGGCAGATGTCGTGCGGCACGGGCTCGTCAGCCGCATCATTGATGCGTATGCTGCGCATGGCGAAGGGTGA